One Haloarchaeobius amylolyticus DNA window includes the following coding sequences:
- a CDS encoding ABC transporter permease — protein MLGVAGKDFRDATRSRMMWVLTTVFTLLSVLGVSLFALLDVEQATTADALSTLTLPSILLVPLAAIVVGYMSIVGERESGSLKLLLGFPVTRQAFVLGKLIGRVAVVSLAVVIAFTVSGVVAFGLYGDVPLVAYVAFALATVGLGIAFTGLAVGISASFRSRGRALAAAVSAYFILVMFWHPLLAGVHYMITGTIPGIEVPAWYLFLERVSPTDSYLILVSAALDVNVGSGLFRIRPVEAASMSIADQLGTSTVPFYLNDWIAGAIISVWVFVPSILGYLRFQRSDL, from the coding sequence ATGTTAGGAGTCGCCGGGAAGGATTTCCGCGACGCGACACGGTCGAGAATGATGTGGGTTCTGACGACCGTGTTCACTCTCCTTTCCGTGTTGGGTGTCTCCCTGTTTGCGCTTCTCGACGTCGAGCAAGCGACGACAGCTGATGCTCTCAGCACACTTACGTTACCATCGATTCTCCTCGTGCCCCTCGCCGCGATTGTTGTGGGATACATGTCCATCGTTGGAGAACGCGAATCTGGGAGTCTAAAACTTCTGCTAGGGTTCCCTGTGACCCGTCAAGCGTTCGTCTTGGGGAAGCTCATCGGCAGAGTGGCGGTTGTGAGTCTCGCAGTGGTCATCGCCTTTACCGTCTCCGGGGTCGTGGCGTTCGGCCTCTACGGTGACGTGCCACTGGTAGCATACGTGGCATTCGCGCTGGCAACGGTCGGACTCGGAATCGCGTTCACCGGCCTTGCAGTAGGTATCTCCGCGAGCTTTCGGTCTCGTGGCCGTGCCCTTGCAGCGGCCGTCAGCGCGTACTTCATCCTCGTTATGTTCTGGCACCCACTTCTCGCGGGTGTCCACTACATGATCACCGGGACGATTCCCGGCATCGAGGTGCCCGCATGGTACCTGTTCCTCGAACGCGTCTCACCGACTGATTCCTATCTGATTCTCGTCAGCGCCGCCCTCGACGTGAATGTTGGAAGCGGACTGTTCCGTATCCGCCCGGTTGAAGCAGCATCGATGTCTATCGCCGATCAGCTCGGAACCAGCACGGTCCCGTTCTATCTGAACGACTGGATTGCTGGTGCAATCATCTCGGTGTGGGTATTTGTCCCATCGATCCTGGGGTATCTGCGCTTCCAGCGAAGTGACCTCTGA
- a CDS encoding ABC transporter ATP-binding protein — translation MTAIQINSLRKEYGDTVAVDDLSLEVSEGEIFGFLGPNGAGKSTTIDVLLNYAKPTAGSVRVLGYDATAESRAVRQHVGVLPDGYDIYDRLTAREHIELAIRFKGAEDDPMTVLKRVGIADAADRDAGGFSKGMTQRLVLGMALVGSPSVLVFDEPSSGLDPTGITALREIAREEADRGATVFFSSHDLSQVEAVCDRVAIIDQGKLLAVDTVDGLRDRIGSTATLSVSVTPVPEAETVSTVDGVTSVNIEDDRVICGCSDGATKIRVLDAIRDAGSQIEDFETTSASLEDLYAATIDGSGATMHSDPLLSASPSTSGGEHA, via the coding sequence ATGACTGCAATCCAGATAAATTCCCTTCGGAAAGAGTACGGCGACACCGTTGCCGTCGACGACCTCTCGCTGGAGGTTTCGGAGGGAGAGATCTTTGGCTTCCTTGGGCCCAATGGCGCCGGGAAGTCCACGACAATCGATGTGCTCCTGAACTATGCAAAACCGACGGCTGGTTCCGTGCGAGTCCTCGGCTACGACGCCACCGCTGAATCACGTGCGGTCAGGCAACACGTCGGTGTACTCCCGGACGGATATGACATCTATGACCGACTCACGGCCCGCGAACACATCGAACTGGCAATCCGGTTCAAGGGCGCCGAAGACGACCCCATGACGGTCCTCAAGCGGGTCGGCATAGCTGACGCGGCAGACCGAGATGCTGGTGGCTTCTCGAAAGGGATGACGCAGCGACTTGTCCTCGGCATGGCACTCGTGGGCTCGCCGTCTGTTCTGGTTTTCGACGAGCCATCGAGTGGTCTCGACCCAACGGGCATCACGGCACTCCGTGAGATTGCCCGCGAAGAAGCCGACCGTGGCGCGACTGTGTTCTTCTCGAGCCACGACCTCTCACAGGTGGAGGCTGTCTGTGACCGCGTCGCAATAATCGATCAGGGGAAATTACTTGCTGTCGACACAGTGGACGGGTTACGCGACCGGATCGGGTCGACAGCTACCCTCTCCGTATCTGTCACACCGGTTCCCGAAGCCGAAACCGTATCGACAGTCGATGGAGTCACGTCCGTGAACATTGAAGACGACCGTGTCATCTGCGGTTGTTCCGATGGCGCGACGAAAATTCGCGTTCTCGATGCCATCAGAGATGCTGGGTCCCAGATTGAAGATTTCGAGACTACGTCGGCCTCGCTTGAGGACCTCTACGCGGCGACCATCGATGGTTCGGGGGCTACCATGCATAGTGACCCGCTGCTGTCGGCCAGTCCATCCACCTCCGGAGGTGAGCACGCGTGA